One window of Pseudomonas sp. ML2-2023-3 genomic DNA carries:
- a CDS encoding LLM class oxidoreductase has protein sequence MLTPNSIPYQQQPGFQHTYRQGRLSLGLFFPLEAFTGDTPSMLDQVNLAQRAEKLGFSALWFRDVPLRDPSFGDSGQVFDPWVYLGFMAAHTRSIALGTASVILPIRNPLHTAKAATSVDQLSGGRLLLGVASGDRPVEFPAFGVDPEQRDSLFREYLKVFREVQRSSFVPLTWSGGTLEGADLIPKPTTAEIPFFVTGHSRQTLEWIARCSHGWISYPRAPKTQQLIVEDWRKAVRAECGELFKPFTQSLYIDLTDNPQTPPRPIHLGYQLGRHHLIPLLHSLQEIGVNHVIINLKYGQRPAGEVIEELGQFVLPDFVMSA, from the coding sequence ATGTTAACTCCGAATTCCATTCCCTATCAGCAACAACCTGGCTTTCAGCACACCTACCGCCAAGGCCGCCTGAGCCTAGGTCTTTTCTTCCCCCTCGAAGCCTTTACCGGCGATACGCCGAGTATGCTCGACCAAGTGAACCTGGCCCAACGCGCCGAGAAGCTGGGTTTCTCTGCCCTCTGGTTTCGCGACGTGCCGTTACGCGACCCCAGCTTCGGTGATTCGGGCCAGGTCTTCGATCCCTGGGTCTACCTGGGTTTTATGGCGGCACACACTCGCTCGATTGCGCTGGGCACCGCGTCGGTCATCCTGCCAATCCGCAATCCCCTACACACCGCCAAGGCCGCAACTAGTGTCGATCAGCTCAGCGGTGGCCGCCTGTTACTCGGCGTGGCTTCCGGTGACCGTCCAGTAGAGTTTCCGGCATTCGGTGTCGACCCGGAGCAACGCGACAGCCTGTTCCGCGAATACCTCAAGGTATTTCGCGAGGTTCAGCGCAGCAGTTTCGTGCCTTTGACCTGGTCCGGCGGCACGCTTGAGGGGGCCGATCTGATTCCCAAGCCGACGACGGCGGAAATTCCTTTCTTCGTCACCGGCCATAGCCGCCAGACGCTGGAGTGGATCGCCCGCTGCAGTCATGGCTGGATCAGCTATCCGCGTGCACCGAAGACTCAGCAGCTGATTGTCGAGGACTGGCGCAAGGCGGTTCGTGCCGAATGTGGTGAACTGTTCAAACCCTTCACCCAGTCGCTATACATCGACCTGACAGATAACCCGCAGACACCACCTCGGCCGATCCACCTGGGCTATCAACTGGGGCGACATCACCTGATCCCGCTGCTGCACAGCTTGCAGGAGATCGGCGTTAACCATGTGATCATCAATTTGAAATACGGCCAACGCCCCGCAGGTGAGGTCATTGAGGAACTCGGTCAGTTCGTTCTACCTGACTTCGTCATGTCAGCATAA
- a CDS encoding helix-turn-helix transcriptional regulator: protein MSIDVSEALKALDNPTRLNILSWLKDPRHHFPEQEVDPEQVGVCVSIIQDRVGLSQSTVSLYLAALQRAQLVTSQRIGPWTYYKRHEQNIAAFQVALKALI, encoded by the coding sequence ATGAGTATCGACGTAAGCGAAGCGCTGAAGGCGCTAGACAACCCAACACGCCTGAACATCCTCAGTTGGCTGAAGGATCCGCGTCATCATTTCCCCGAGCAGGAGGTGGATCCTGAGCAGGTCGGTGTCTGCGTGAGCATCATCCAGGATCGGGTAGGCCTGTCGCAGTCGACCGTCTCGCTGTATCTCGCTGCCTTGCAGCGGGCGCAACTGGTGACCTCACAACGCATCGGTCCCTGGACTTATTACAAACGCCATGAGCAGAACATCGCGGCGTTCCAGGTGGCCTTGAAAGCGCTGATTTGA
- a CDS encoding alkene reductase has product MKDSILFESTTLGPYSLKNRIVLPPLTRSRSSQPGNIPNDLMATYYRQRTGAGFMVTEGTQIEPRGQGYAWTPGIHSAEQILGWRKVTDAVHAEGGTIFAQLWHVGRVSHTSLQPNGEAPVAPSAIPAEGVSVFIETGPGTGALAPPSMPRALTTAEVKELVQLYAQAARNALDAGFDGVEIHSANGYLINQFISAHSNQRDDEYGSSLQNRLRFLREVTQAVAAVVGKDRLGVRFAPLFASTDEARVYLGLVEENPHETYVEAVKVLEEVGIAYLSLAEADWENAPELPESFRSAVREVFSGRILYAGKYTAERGKRVLEAGWGDLVAFGRPFIANPDLPKRIANGWPLNPVDPASMYGGTAVGYTDYPTYGG; this is encoded by the coding sequence ATGAAAGATTCCATTCTTTTCGAAAGCACCACGCTGGGCCCCTACAGCCTGAAAAACCGCATCGTCCTGCCGCCGCTGACCCGTTCGCGTAGCTCGCAGCCAGGCAACATTCCCAATGACCTGATGGCGACCTACTACCGCCAGCGTACCGGTGCCGGCTTCATGGTCACCGAGGGCACCCAGATCGAGCCGCGCGGCCAGGGCTACGCCTGGACCCCGGGCATCCACAGTGCCGAACAGATCCTCGGCTGGCGCAAAGTGACCGATGCGGTACACGCCGAGGGCGGCACCATCTTCGCTCAGCTCTGGCATGTCGGCCGGGTCTCGCACACCTCGTTGCAACCCAATGGCGAAGCCCCGGTGGCGCCATCGGCGATCCCGGCCGAGGGCGTCAGCGTATTCATCGAGACAGGTCCCGGCACCGGCGCCCTGGCGCCGCCTTCGATGCCACGTGCACTGACCACCGCCGAGGTCAAGGAGCTGGTACAGCTCTATGCACAGGCCGCTCGCAACGCCCTCGACGCCGGTTTCGACGGCGTGGAAATCCACTCCGCCAACGGTTATCTGATCAACCAGTTCATTTCCGCGCACAGCAATCAGCGCGACGACGAGTACGGCAGCTCGTTGCAAAATCGCCTGCGCTTCCTCCGTGAGGTGACCCAGGCGGTGGCCGCGGTGGTCGGTAAAGACCGGCTCGGCGTGCGTTTCGCCCCGTTGTTCGCCAGCACCGACGAGGCCCGCGTATATCTCGGCCTGGTCGAAGAAAACCCACACGAGACCTATGTCGAAGCGGTCAAGGTGCTGGAAGAAGTCGGCATCGCTTACCTGTCGCTGGCCGAGGCGGATTGGGAAAACGCACCGGAGCTGCCGGAAAGCTTCCGCAGCGCGGTGCGCGAGGTCTTCAGCGGGCGCATCCTCTATGCCGGCAAATACACCGCCGAGCGAGGCAAGCGTGTGCTCGAGGCGGGCTGGGGCGATCTGGTCGCCTTCGGCCGTCCGTTCATCGCCAACCCGGACCTGCCCAAGCGGATTGCCAATGGCTGGCCGCTGAACCCGGTCGATCCGGCCAGCATGTACGGCGGAACCGCTGTCGGCTACACCGACTATCCGACCTATGGCGGATAG
- a CDS encoding putative quinol monooxygenase has product MVKVALFVRLEAKPGKEKEVENFLLDGLPIVEEEPATTAWFGIRLGPSTFGIFDAFPDEAGRQAHLSGKVAAALMAKAAELFAKPPSIEKVDVLAAKLPG; this is encoded by the coding sequence ATGGTCAAAGTAGCGTTGTTCGTTCGTCTGGAAGCAAAGCCTGGGAAAGAGAAAGAGGTAGAGAACTTTCTCTTGGATGGCCTTCCAATAGTGGAGGAAGAGCCAGCCACTACGGCGTGGTTCGGAATCCGCTTGGGGCCGTCCACCTTTGGCATCTTTGACGCCTTCCCGGATGAAGCAGGTCGGCAGGCTCATCTTTCGGGCAAGGTCGCAGCGGCGCTTATGGCAAAGGCTGCCGAGCTGTTTGCCAAACCGCCGTCAATCGAGAAGGTTGACGTCCTGGCGGCCAAGCTACCCGGCTAA
- a CDS encoding zinc-dependent alcohol dehydrogenase family protein, producing the protein MTRVVRFHQIGGPEVLQIEELEVGAPGSGELRIRVEAIGLNRAEAMFRSGVYLEPTHLPARLGYEASGIVEALGSGVHGFEVGEAVSVIPAFSMNKFGVYAEQAIVPATGVLKRPAGVGAVKGAAIWMQYLTAYGALIEIAQLKRGDAVIITAASSSVGLAAIQIANSVGAIPIATTRTRAKEAALREAGAAHVIATEEQDLVAEVMRITDGRGARIAFDPVAGPQVETLAQAMSQQGLLFIYGNLSGQETPFPALVAMNKALSVRGYTLFELTGDPQRLAPAQAFITRGLEAGQLKPIIAKTFPFEQIVEAHRYMESNQQFGKIVVTVSR; encoded by the coding sequence ATGACCCGTGTTGTCCGTTTTCATCAGATCGGCGGCCCCGAAGTCTTGCAGATCGAAGAGCTCGAAGTTGGCGCTCCGGGCTCCGGCGAGCTGCGCATCCGCGTCGAGGCGATCGGCCTGAATCGCGCGGAAGCCATGTTCCGCTCGGGTGTGTACCTGGAGCCGACGCATCTGCCGGCCCGGCTCGGCTACGAAGCTTCCGGCATCGTCGAGGCGCTGGGCAGCGGCGTTCACGGCTTCGAGGTTGGCGAAGCGGTCAGCGTGATTCCGGCTTTTTCCATGAACAAGTTTGGCGTCTATGCCGAGCAGGCGATCGTGCCGGCCACGGGGGTTCTGAAGCGGCCGGCGGGCGTCGGCGCGGTGAAGGGGGCGGCGATCTGGATGCAGTATCTGACCGCCTATGGCGCACTGATCGAGATTGCCCAACTCAAGCGCGGTGATGCGGTGATCATCACGGCGGCTTCGAGCAGCGTCGGCTTGGCCGCGATCCAGATCGCCAACAGCGTCGGCGCCATTCCGATCGCGACGACCCGGACGCGCGCGAAGGAGGCGGCGCTACGCGAGGCGGGGGCGGCGCATGTGATCGCCACCGAGGAGCAGGACCTGGTCGCGGAGGTAATGCGGATCACCGACGGCCGCGGCGCGCGCATCGCCTTCGACCCGGTCGCGGGGCCGCAAGTCGAAACACTGGCGCAAGCGATGAGTCAGCAGGGCCTGCTTTTCATCTATGGCAATCTCAGCGGTCAGGAGACGCCGTTCCCGGCCTTGGTAGCGATGAACAAGGCCCTGAGCGTGCGCGGCTACACGCTGTTCGAACTGACCGGTGATCCGCAACGCTTGGCGCCTGCGCAAGCCTTTATCACGCGCGGCCTCGAGGCCGGACAGCTGAAGCCGATCATTGCCAAGACCTTCCCCTTCGAGCAGATCGTCGAAGCGCACCGTTACATGGAATCGAACCAGCAGTTCGGCAAGATCGTCGTCACGGTATCTCGGTAG